A stretch of DNA from Aulosira sp. FACHB-615:
ATTGCTTGAAATTGACCGTTTTCTTGGCGCTTAAAGCCGATGTCATTACTCGAAGAACCAACATATTGTTTGCGAATAATCACTTCTGCACTTTCAGGACGCACATCACCTTGATAACCATATAATGCCTGTGCTACTTGGTGATGTTCAACATTTTTAAACCCAACATCTGCCAAGGCTTTAATTAATGCGTCTGAATTTTTAATTTGAGTTTTGATGCTAGTAAAGTGTGACATATTTTGTGCTGAATATATAGCTATTTTCAATATATTAAGCGAGAGGAAAAAATAATTAACCGCAGATGGACGCGGATGAATTTGGTAGAGGTTCAGATACTCGACTTTTTCGAGAAGTCGGGTATCTTGATTCTCACGAATATAATTAAACCCAACGCCCAACTACTACCCGCACAGTGCCATCTTTTAATACTTCTTCATCTTCAACATTAAAACCTTGTTCTTGCACTGTTACCATTAAAGTTTTATAAGCATATTTGTGACTAATTGAGTTAACAAATTGTTGTTGATTAATTTTTGCGCCCCAAAAATCGGCTACTATTTCGTAATTCTCCCCATTGCGGCGAAAGCCCAAATCATAACCGTTTTTTTGGCGAATTACATACTCGGCTTGAGTGGTATTTCCTTGATATCCACGAACATTAGTATTGCACTCAACTTGATAGCCTAGTTCTTGCAAAACTTCATGCAGAATTTCACCGCGTTTGATTTGTACTTTGATGGTTGTGAAATGAGACATAATTCCAATTTTGGATTTTAGATTTGGGATTTTGGATTAAAAACGAGGCGCAGAAAATAAATAGTTTTTCTATTTTAATCGACCTCTAAAGGGCCAATGCCTTTTTGGTTTGAGTATTGTTTTAATTCCTCCACTAATTGAATATCATTGGACGCTGCCCTGGCACCGGCTTCTGCTGCCCATTGCTTTAAGGCTTCGATTTGGTCACGGGCGATCGCAGCTAAGGGTACAGTCTGCGCTATTGCCTGTAAAATATCTTCTGTATTGAAGTCTCGTCTTTGTCCTTCTATTCTTGTGGAAAATGCTTGGTGCATAGCATCAATAATTACTTGTTCAATTTCCGCACCACTGAAGTTTTGTGTTTGTTTCGCCAAGGAAATTAAATTAAATTCCCGCAGGCGGTTGGGACGTAACCTTTGCAAATGCACTTTAAAAATCTCTTGGCGTTCTGTTTCTGTTGGTAAATTCAAAAAGAAAATCTCATCGAATCTGCCTTTGCGTAACAACTCGGCTGGTAATATCTGCACATTATTGGCAGTGGCGACAATAAAAACTGGGCTGGTTTTCTCCTGCATCCAAGTAATTAAACTGCCAAATACCCGCCGCGATGTACCTGAATCCCCATCAACCCCACTGGTAATATTGCCAAAGGCTTTGTCAATTTCATCAATCCACAATACACAAGGGGCCATTGCTTCGGTTATCTGAATCATTTGGCGGACTCGGCTTTCGCTTTCACCGACAATTCCACCAAACAACCGTCCAGAATCTAACCTCAGTAGGGGTAAACGCCATTCATGGGCAATAGTTTTCGCTGAAAGAGATTTACCCGTTCCCTGTATTCCCACCAGTAACATCCCCTTGGGATTAGGAATACCGTAGCGTCTGGCTTCTTCGGTAAAAGCATCTTGGCGCATCAATACCCATTGTTTGAGTTGATCTAATCCCCCAACGCGCTTGAGTGATTCTTGGGGTGTGAAAAACTCTAAAATGCCTGTTTGGCGAATTGCTTGTTTTTTTTCTTCTAATACACCATCAATATCAGACTCATTTACCTGCTGTTTGGCGGCTAAAGCTTTTGCCAAAACCCTAGAAATGCGAGTGCGGCTTAAACCTTGACAAGCTTTAATTAATTGTTCTCGCGCCAAGCCTGCAATATTTAATTTATCTGGGACGACTAACTGAGTAATTAAATAATCGATTTCGCTGACGCTGGGTAAGGGAAAATCAACAACTGTCACCTCTTGCAGTAGTTCATCGGGAAGTTCTAAAGTATGACTGGTGGTGATGATAGTTTTACGCGATCGCTTTAACTCCCGTGCTAAGTTTCGTAATTCCCTAACAATCGGTGCATTCTTCTCAGTGGTAGGATTTTTCACAAACGGATGCAAATCCCGCAGCACAAACATTGCTGCTGTTTGCGAGTCAGCTTTCGCAATGCGTAATAAAGCCGCCATCACAGAACCTTTATCCGCACCATTATCACTCCAACCCCGCACAATATCCCAAAATAACACCTGTCGCTGAGGCGCAGAACGCGCTGCAACTTGCAACAGCACTTCTTCTACAGGTTCTTCTTCCACAGAAATCACATACAGTAAGGGATACCGCGCCCGAATCATCAAATCAAGTTGTTCTATCAAAGAAGCGTATTGCTGATTCTCGCTGCTATGAGTTCCATTTTGTGGCAAATTGCTCATCTCTCTTTAGGGGTGTGCGTGGGGTGTCAGGGTGATGAAACGCTAATTACTTAATTGATTCCTCAAATCTCCAGCCTTCATTCATTATAGCATTGCCTCTGTATCTGATTATACAAACAAAAACAGCAAACAGATTGATTCTGGTACTCCCAATCTCCCCTTGTCTCCCTCATCTCCCTCGTCTCCCTTGTCTCCCTTGTCTCCCTTCCCTCATCTCCTAACTCTCCGTTGCCAACCAAGCACGTAAAACCTCCGCCACCGTCCAAGCCTGGGCAGTACAGCCGCGCGGAGTCATTGGTGCATCGCCATCAAAAATTTCGCTGAGATTGCCAACACCGGATGCTGTGAGATGATTTGCCATTGGTTCTAAAAATTGCCGCGCCTGTTGTGGATTTTTGTAAACCCGCAAATGGGCAAGGACGAATGGCCCTAATAACCAACCCCAAACTGTTCCCTGATGGTAAGCACCATCACGCCGATACTGATTGCCACCGTATATTCCCTGATATTGGGGATGTTCCGGCGAGAGCGATCGCAATCCATGAGAAGTCAGCAACATTCTGCCACAAACTTCTACCACGCTTTTTTGTTGGGCAGGGGTGAGGGGGCTTTCTGGTAAGGATACAGCAAAAATTTGATTCGGACGCAACGCCCCATCATCACCATCAGGACTATCAATCACGTCATAGCAGTAACCCAAAGCTTCGTTCCAAAAGCGAGAAAATCTTGCTAAGGCGCGGTCTGCCATTGCTTCATATTCTTGATGTGGTTTACCCAGTTGGCGAGCAAATTTAGCCATTGTGCGTAGGGCATTGTACCACAGGGCATTGACTTCTACTGGTTTGCCAATTCTGGGTGTCACTACCCAATCGCCGACCTTGGCATCCATCCAAGTGAGTTGTGTACCTATCTCACCTGCATAAAGTAAACCATCGGTGGGATCAAGGTGGATACCATAGCGTGTACCGCGACAGTGCCAATAAATAATATCTGCCAGTACGGGAAACAGTTCACTGAGTAAATGATCGTCGTTGGTGGCATTGTCATAGGCGCGAATTGCCTCAAAATACCACAGTGTCGCATCGACTGTATTGTATTCTGGTTCCTCGCCAACATCAGGAAAGCGATTGGGTAGCATTCCTTGATTGACATACTTGGCAAAAGTGCGGAGAATTGCCCGTGCTACCTCTGGGCGACCAGTGGCAATTGTCAACCCAGGTAAACTAATCATTGTGTCCCTTCCCCAATCACTAAACCAGGGATAACCAGCGATGATGGTTTTGCCGTGAGATTCTTCTGGTACAGAACGATCAACAATAAACTGATCAGCCCCCAATACCAAATGTTTAATCCAGGCGGGAGACTCCTGTGCTGTGATGGGTCGATTACTCTGCCACAGTCCTAATAGTTTTTGTTCTTGAGTGCGGCGTAATTTGAGAGCCGTTTCACCATGTAAATCAATTTGTTTTTCTGTGCTGGCGACAAAGGTAACTGTTTCCCCAGGATGGAGAGTCACAGCGAAGGTGGCAGCGTGGAGATGGTCTTCTTTGTCGTTTAAACCGCGATAACGTTCTACTGCCAAGTCAAAGTCATAATACCAGTTGTGAACGACTGTGGCACTGGCTTTGTCACTCAACAAATAAAATGGTGTAGCACTGGGATCAGCCGTCACACAAATTCCTTGTTCCACCGCTTCCACAAACATTTGCCAACCGTTGCTGTGGGTGTCGCTGTGATAATCGCGGTAGTTTACCATTGCTTTGAGGGTTAGTTGCAAAGGTTGGGTTGCACGCCGCAGAATGTATTGGATATATGTAGTGTTTGCGCCCAACTGCATCCAGATGCGCTTTTCTAGCAAAGCATCCGCCACCGCCAACCGCCACAGGGGAATTGTCCCTTCTAAGG
This window harbors:
- a CDS encoding amylo-alpha-1,6-glucosidase; this translates as MCMEFGREICGNLEIAETREWLVTNSIGGYASGTVAGLLTRRYHGLLIAALHPPLGRTLLLAKLDETVLYGDRTYPLHTNRWANQTVSPQGYRHIESFTLEGTIPLWRLAVADALLEKRIWMQLGANTTYIQYILRRATQPLQLTLKAMVNYRDYHSDTHSNGWQMFVEAVEQGICVTADPSATPFYLLSDKASATVVHNWYYDFDLAVERYRGLNDKEDHLHAATFAVTLHPGETVTFVASTEKQIDLHGETALKLRRTQEQKLLGLWQSNRPITAQESPAWIKHLVLGADQFIVDRSVPEESHGKTIIAGYPWFSDWGRDTMISLPGLTIATGRPEVARAILRTFAKYVNQGMLPNRFPDVGEEPEYNTVDATLWYFEAIRAYDNATNDDHLLSELFPVLADIIYWHCRGTRYGIHLDPTDGLLYAGEIGTQLTWMDAKVGDWVVTPRIGKPVEVNALWYNALRTMAKFARQLGKPHQEYEAMADRALARFSRFWNEALGYCYDVIDSPDGDDGALRPNQIFAVSLPESPLTPAQQKSVVEVCGRMLLTSHGLRSLSPEHPQYQGIYGGNQYRRDGAYHQGTVWGWLLGPFVLAHLRVYKNPQQARQFLEPMANHLTASGVGNLSEIFDGDAPMTPRGCTAQAWTVAEVLRAWLATES
- a CDS encoding DUF1257 domain-containing protein, producing MSHFTSIKTQIKNSDALIKALADVGFKNVEHHQVAQALYGYQGDVRPESAEVIIRKQYVGSSSNDIGFKRQENGQFQAIISEYDRRKYNQSWLNTLMQRYGYHALMASAEAQGFTIEADEVLEDGTVRVVVARWT
- a CDS encoding AAA family ATPase translates to MSNLPQNGTHSSENQQYASLIEQLDLMIRARYPLLYVISVEEEPVEEVLLQVAARSAPQRQVLFWDIVRGWSDNGADKGSVMAALLRIAKADSQTAAMFVLRDLHPFVKNPTTEKNAPIVRELRNLARELKRSRKTIITTSHTLELPDELLQEVTVVDFPLPSVSEIDYLITQLVVPDKLNIAGLAREQLIKACQGLSRTRISRVLAKALAAKQQVNESDIDGVLEEKKQAIRQTGILEFFTPQESLKRVGGLDQLKQWVLMRQDAFTEEARRYGIPNPKGMLLVGIQGTGKSLSAKTIAHEWRLPLLRLDSGRLFGGIVGESESRVRQMIQITEAMAPCVLWIDEIDKAFGNITSGVDGDSGTSRRVFGSLITWMQEKTSPVFIVATANNVQILPAELLRKGRFDEIFFLNLPTETERQEIFKVHLQRLRPNRLREFNLISLAKQTQNFSGAEIEQVIIDAMHQAFSTRIEGQRRDFNTEDILQAIAQTVPLAAIARDQIEALKQWAAEAGARAASNDIQLVEELKQYSNQKGIGPLEVD
- a CDS encoding DUF1257 domain-containing protein, with amino-acid sequence MSHFTTIKVQIKRGEILHEVLQELGYQVECNTNVRGYQGNTTQAEYVIRQKNGYDLGFRRNGENYEIVADFWGAKINQQQFVNSISHKYAYKTLMVTVQEQGFNVEDEEVLKDGTVRVVVGRWV